Proteins co-encoded in one Anabas testudineus chromosome 8, fAnaTes1.2, whole genome shotgun sequence genomic window:
- the LOC113152282 gene encoding BAH and coiled-coil domain-containing protein 1 isoform X1: MEGRDFAAPAHLLSERGALVHRAASRIAPSGHSSVQHAGHFPPGKYYPSHIPMAPHSGSGLMGNSSASFMGTFLASSLGSPPSHPPHPSRPSSSPSSPSFRGGPHSSASQIWFPHSHEAAPGYPRFSGSLAHTFLPMSHLDHHANSGVLYGQHRFYDTQKENFYLRGLPSQPPLISANHSLPPMSRAGSGHSQVSCSRDRDAGVGTGLHKGLKEGSVERGVVPVKDKERSSSKQEAKERQQQHHSHQPTQPTHHHHSHPHQQHPHYSQHPQPLEEVNSRALERHKASLTMEYSKEHPQSMGKSLSACLHNGKMQNGDAGAGAGAKASLSSCGGEGTALGAIVGGSSQGRHIGSSGSSRCTKEGVSGEMRISEQPSDCLERGQAPLHHSLPYSVPPPLHMGSAGGGAHPHPHPHAHPHPHPHPGGFTCLQLHPSHPHHPHHSHHTHHHPDFFCPPPSAPLGNPASHDRVPANVGREPKVTGPTFVPSVADLGDKSSGPFQPGNPDCQGVGSGGGGSNAKDKVLEKNEGSVHHGNWHRKQQQQQQQQQQQHAYRKTEKAPDWMQSHHTHLQPSQLPPPPQQQQPQPQHPQQQHQVVQSRSAECINSAVDMDVFRASLPQGPKTSHSVPHSVNSSPYRDCSHSGPPPNSSPLGSKSMGQHSGPGGSCSLQRDGQKVARIRHQQHGRPGPDAPSPAELNQGTSQELKRKMDMSPYGYNNSSGQHHHQQPSVPPWAMRPPHHMSQPEEEQRKSYMELGSTGGQHSQQQQQQPPGMSLPPQQPPPVPPLSQQQPQQQLEPQGPTQGESSAMKSLLKYSNQQQPLLLSQKSPFGGLGNLKSGPAGGSCALQGNKQTLPSRKGPANDNERPDYSGRSRDMGETGHGESEVRQPPVGIAVAVARQREPPCRSADSHPNNRQGRVHPSVKGTPRPMYSSDPTTDDERKRMSGEQIGLTCLDRERDAYIRDNKERVEFARIHPSNSCHGDLASHLMVPGGTSLQSGQLGNPTAHSAHHHWMPRTGSPSLWMTGHSYAGIGHTALHQNLPPGFSAAMPGPLQPVLPLPQDPSAQLVVLPTEPPATHHLDVMEQQGLWPPVYGGRGPPSHMQHPAVYSRSQFLRQQELYALQQHQQLQHQHQHQSYQSQQPQPQSQPQQEQQQQQQQQHHRATHGIDMQHQATHNAQMQKRPNEPSVELEELITEPRTSKPAKPYSYHPPHRNTSPPGACAAHLSPCCQSPSLRPLPKSTPSTPCPAPSPAAAAPHSPAISPSSPQMPKGAESQDKRVEGQPPQDYPESLEPDLPPGYTYPAITIGYRSGPSPQDVQLAEPADLEAVQVEPAPQSLSSLGEELDCQAMVRPLPESISPEEVEQEGEVVADRVLEHREEVEVSVVTAANYVPGEEEVEEQGPAEEEVLVCPPAESPVCEAASCPVPISTEKPERPNAVITLEEDDEVVGEASQVEPAQKVNMTGEQKAALPTIIELDPASPGAPEPQSTDPEGAKDSDQQQITTDDASVDFVCLSPGSASTPSSSQTTVAVSQKPLVPCYWSLELLIAAAFCTDVPPFPLFPFSNPPVSPSPPNSLQGMELLSELADLELQQQTRTCGKNQDEEFLMFGLHSLATLATARALEMGSEEGRSVGSGRHLPARKVLNLRRKCSWTPRNEPVCPAKGSMETMDGPELAMRVKLAELQRRYKEKQKELAKLQRKHDNQKEETPRSPARRGPGRPRKRKPTLTTGPVSSFDGQRKVKSMGAGLALSPEDLGGGGDSQRRKKRLSSRSFEQLSSTQQIKVQGCRKSSFHNTISSKLTADVARFKLKTQAKKNLSMTSSRDKDVSPCNSNPKHRYKNQVTSKVESRRESGGQSDTGASVDSWTGLLRHGHKKESTTLAQSSSCSSQPRARVPRGRRGEIMEEGESSPADSYSSDQEEEEEGSYDTDEGQNYRVQRLRDTTSSSSLTGPSPSSVVKLEANQKARNKKQRQELYGTQNLSGAEGEVKIRKKPPSRMSLATSAKNHRENHWPQAVRQPCASRSKEPRWGSLGTRGSRYRRSMGLATFPTTSERLNKATRKSTVLRGSINKRRSCWSGGTPSSQSIEGSRGRRNKEQQPKGRAVSRLLESFAADEGFQMDGSSFSEEEEDSSCSYNNKCPELPKCVLTKELLTDGLKVLISKEDELLYAARVHTLELPDIFSIVIDGERGNRPRIYSLEQLLQEAVLDIRPESEAMLSEGTRVCAYWSERSRCLYPGYVHRGGSSDEGKQGGVMVEFDDGDRGKISLPNIRLLPPGYQVHCREPSPALLVPSGTTAKRNSCLEQPPISERLPDRLNTTNTVANSQTLMIHKRRPGRPKGSGKNQKQQQQQQAAKNPSSLLDWPTLANTRKRTSDNLFQPNGASRKVLRGKEDNLFPLPQTQLLASIPAKGLFSSSSFEVDSFSSIANGYSSFCTQSTGPGPGLSLGSRSGLYSQKHRPEELVVPRSRKSGQEFLVKLDHEGVTSPKTKNSKALLLRGGCSSVSGIPRTEPYSHPVLLVKDNKKGNASRVELLPKGNASERKSSPSLHLGEYGDLGFSSHRECHSSYSDLDDEEAEEEEERRRAVLSAASGGLRTAGSFLSQLSVSSSSSGSSSSSSSGSLSSSSLCSSDNESSYSSEDEDTSTLMLQSCLSSHRGLLQPSEPSTSSRPHQHTFMGKAVAVSSAKGGPPNQVSNNKSLKRKECTSSTSKPSKELTKKPRMVPDDTSFIPRPKMSTFLAGRQWRWSGNPTQRRGLKGKAKKLFYKAIVRGKDTVRVGDCAVFLSAGRPNLPYVGRIENFWESWTCSMVVKVKWFYHPEETKLGKRHRDGKHALYQSCHEDENDVQTISHKCQVVSREEYECLTRNQKPNSTSSDLYYLAGTYDPTTGQLVTTEGVSILC; the protein is encoded by the exons CAGCTCCAGGGTATCCTCGATTCTCAGGGAGTCTGGCCCACACTTTCCTTCCCATGAGCCACTTAGATCACCATGCCAACAGCGGAGTTCTCTACGGGCAGCACCGTTTCTATGACACCCAAAAAG AGAACTTCTATCTTCGAGGTCTCCCATCCCAGCCTCCTCTAATCTCAGCTAATCACAGTCTGCCGCCGATGTCCAGGGCAGGTTCAGGCCACTCTCAGGtttcctgcagcagagacagagatgcagGAGTAGGGACAGGTCTACATAAAGGTCTTAAAGAGGGTTCTGTTGAAAGGGGAGTGGTACCTGTCAAGGACAAAGAGAGATCCAGTAGCAAACAGGAGGCAAAGGAGAGGCAGCAACAGCACCACAGTCACCAGCCAACCCAGCCCACACACCACCACCATTCCCACCCCCATCAGCAGCACCCTCACTATTCACAACACCCACAGCCCCTGGAGGAGGTTAACAGTCGGGCCCTGGAGAGGCACAAGGCATCTCTCACGATGGAGTATAGCAAGGAACATCCTCAGAGTATGGGCAAGTCCCTCAGTGCCTGCTTGCACAATGGCAAGATGCAAAATGGAGatgcaggagcaggagcaggggCTAAGGCATCCCTGTCCAGCTGTGGGGGGGAAGGAACAGCCCTCGGGGCTATAGTGGGTGGGAGCAGCCAGGGTAGGCATATTGGGTCCAGCGGCAGTAGTCGCTGCACAAAAGAGGGGGTAAGTGGGGAGATGAGGATCAGTGAACAACCTTCTGACTGCCTGGAAAGGGGTCAGGCACCACTGCACCACTCTCTGCCATACTCTGTGCCACCACCCTTACATATGGGCTCTGCTGGTGGAGGGGCACACCCCCACCCACATCCTCATGCTCACCCCCATCCACATCCTCATCCAGGGGGCTTCACTTGTCTTCAACTTCATCCCAGCCATCCACACCACCCACATCATTCCCATCATACACACCACCACCCAGATTTCTTCTGCCCGCCCCCTTCTGCTCCTCTAGGAAACCCAGCCTCACATGACAGGGTGCCAGCCAATGTGGGACGAGAACCTAAAGTCACAGGGCCCACGTTTGTGCCATCTGTGGCAGACCTGGGGGACAAATCTAGTGGCCCATTCCAGCCTGGCAACCCTGACTGCCAAGGTGTGGGCAGTGGAGGGGGAGGCAGTAATGCTAAGGACAAGGTATTAGAAAAGAATGAAGGCAGTGTGCACCATGGTAATTggcacagaaaacaacaacaacaacaacaacaacagcaacagcagcatgcatacagaaagacagagaaggcTCCAGACTGGATGCAGTCCCACCACACACACCTTCAGCCTTCACAgctccctccacctccccaaCAGCAACAGCCTCAGCCTCAACATCCCCAACAACAACACCAGGTTGTACAATCACGCAGTGCTGAGTGTATCAACAGTGCTGTGGACATGGATGTGTTCAGAGCCTCACTACCCCAGGGGCCCAAGACCAGTCACTCTGTCCCTCATTCTGTCAATAGCTCTCCTTACAGAGACTGTTCCCATTCAGGGCCCCCACCTAACTCCTCTCCACTTGGAAGTAAAAGCATGGGTCAACATAGTGGTCCTGGAGGTAGCTGCTCCTTACAGCGAGATGGCCAAAAAGTAGCCAGGATACGCCACCAGCAACATGGCCGACCTGGCCCAGATGCTCCTTCACCTGCTGAGTTGAACCAGGGAACTAGCCAggaactgaaaagaaaaatggacaTGTCTCCTTATGGttacaacaacagcagtgggcaacaccaccaccagcagcccTCTGTGCCACCCTGGGCTATGAGGCCTCCCCACCACATGTCACAACctgaagaggagcagaggaagtCCTACATGGAGTTGGGCAGCACTGGTGGGCAACactcccagcagcagcaacagcaaccgCCGGGAATGAGCCTACCTCCTCAACAGCCTCCTCCTGTCCCTCCCCTTAGTCAGCAGCAGCCACAACAGCAACTTGAGCCCCAGGGTCCAACTCAAGGAGAGAGCAGTGCCATGAAAAGCTTACTGAAGTACAGCAACCAGCAACAGCCACTGCTCCTCTCCCAGAAAAGCCCTTTTGGGGGGCTGGGAAACCTCAAATCTGGTCCTGCTGGCGGGAGTTGTGCCCTGCAGGGCAACAAACAGACTCTACCTTCCAGGAAAGGCCCAGCCAATGACAATGAGCGCCCTGATTACAGTGGGCGAAGCCGAGATATGGGGGAAACGGGTCATGGGGAAAGTGAGGTGCGGCAGCCGCCAGTGGGAATTGCAGTGGCAGTAGCCAGACAAAGGGAGCCACCTTGTCGTTCAGCAGACAGTCATCCCAACAACCGGCAGGGCAGAGTGCATCCTTCTGTTAAAG GGACACCCCGCCCCATGTATTCTTCAGATCCCACAACCGATgatgagaggaagaggatgagtGGGGAGCAGATAGGTCTGACCTGCTTGGACAGGGAGAGAGATGCATATATCAG GGATAATAAGGAAAGGGTGGAGTTCGCAAGGATCCACCCCTCCAACAGCTGTCATGGAGACCTCGCCTCTCATCTCATGGTTCCAGGTGGGACTTCGCTCCAGTCTGGTCAGTTAGGAAATCCTACTGCTCATTCTGCTCACCATCACTGGATGCCAAGAACTGGAAGCCCATCTCTCTGGATGACAGGACACTCCTATG CAGGTATAGGCCATACAGCCCTGCACCAGAATCTGCCCCCAGGTTTTTCTGCAGCCATGCCAGGTCCTTTGCAACCAGTCTTGCCTCTGCCTCAGGACCCATCTGCCCAGCTGGTGGTCCTGCCCACTGAGCCTCCTGCCACCCATCACCTGG ATGTGATGGAGCAGCAAGGGCTATGGCCCCCTGTGTATGGCGGCCGGGGCCCACCCTCCCACATGCAACATCCTGCTGTGTACTCTCGTTCCCAGTTTCTACGGCAACAGGAGCTATACGCTCTCCAGCAGCATCAACAGCTTCAGCATCAACATCAGCACCAGAGCTACCAGTCACAACAGCCACAACCACAGTCTCAACCTCAGcaggagcaacagcagcagcagcagcagcagcatcatagAGCCACGCATGGCATAGACATGCAACATCAAGCCACTCACAATGCGCAG ATGCAGAAGAGGCCAAATGAGCCCTCAGTTGAACTCGAGGAACTCATTACAGAACCCAGAACGTCTAAACCTGCCAAGCCCTACTCTTACCACCCACCTCACAGGAACACCTCTCCGCCTGGGGCATGCgctgctcacctgtctcctTGTTGCCAGTCACCCTCACTGCGGCCACTTCCCAAAAGCACTCCTTCAACACCCTGCCCTGCCCCCAGCCCGGCTGCAGCAGCCCCTCACTCACCTGCAATCAGCCCTTCCTCACCTCAGATGCCCAAGGGGGCTGAATCCCAGGACAAGAGGGTGGAGGGACAGCCCCCACAGGATTACCCAGAGTCTCTGGAGCCTG actTGCCTCCTGGATACACCTACCCTGCTATTACCATAGGCTACAGGAGTGGCCCCTCCCCCCAGGATGTGCAGCTGGCAGAACCAGCTGACCTGGAAGCAGTACAAGTAGAGCCTGCTCCACAGTCTCTTTCCAGCCTGGGGGAGGAGCTAGACTGCCAAGCAATGGTCAGGCCCCTCCCAGAGTCAATCTCACCCGAGGAAGTGGAGCAGGAAGGGGAAGTAGTGGCTGACAGAGTTCTTGAACacagggaggaggtggaagTTTCAGTAGTAACAGCTGCCAACTATGTGCctggagaggaagaggtggaagaGCAGGGGCCCGCTGAGGAAGAGGTGCTGGTTTGCCCCCCAGCCGAGAGCCCAGTGTGTGAGGCTGCTTCCTGTCCGGTCCCTATTTCCACAGAGAAGCCTGAAAGGCCAAATGCTGTCATCACCTtggaagaggatgatgaggTGGTGGGTGAGGCGAGCCAGGTGGAGCCTGCTCAAAAGGTCAACATGACTGGAGAGCAGAAGGCAGCGCTGCCAACCATCATCGAGCttgaccctgcttcccctggAGCCCCTGAGCCACAGTCCACAGACCCTGAGGGAGCAAAGGACAGTGATCAGCAGCAGATCACTACCGATGATGCTTCGGTGGATTTTGTATGTCTTTCCCCTGGCTCAGCCTCCACCCCCAGCTCAAGCCAGACAACTGTTGCTGTGTCCCAAAAACCTCTCGTGCCCTGCTACTGGAGCCTGGAGCTGCTGattgctgctgctttctgcaCAGATGTACCGCCATTTCCCCTGTTCCCTTTTAGCAACCCACCAGTTTCCCCATCCCCACCCAACTCCCTCCAGGGTATGGAGCTTCTGAGTGAGCTGGCAGATCTGGAGCTTCAACAGCAAACGCGCACCTGTGGGAAAAACCAGG ATGAGGAGTTCTTAATGTTTGGCCTCCATAGCCTTGCTACCCTGGCCACAGCCCGAGCACTGGAAATGGGCTCTGAGGAAGGCAGAAGTGTCGGTTCAGGGAGACACCTTCCAGCTCGCAAGGTCCTCAATCTACGTAGGAAATGCAGCTGGACACCACGCAATGAACCA GTGTGCCCAGCCAAAGGTAGCATGGAAACCATGGATGGTCCTGAACTTGCAATGCGTGTGAAATTGGCTGAGCTACAGCGTCGCTACAAAGAGAAGCAAAAGGAGCTGGCCAAACTTCAGAGGAAACACGATAATCA gaaggaggaaacacCTCGCAGCCCAGCACGACGAGGGCCAGGACGGCCAAGAAAGCGTAAACCCACCCTAACCACAGGTCCAGTGTCCTCATTTGATGGCCAAAGAAAAGTCAA GTCGATGGGGGCGGGGCTTGCCTTGTCGCCTGAGGACCTAGGAGGGGGCGGAGACAGccagagaaggaagaagaggctGTCCAGCCGAAGCTTTGAGCAACTCAGCAGCACACAG CAAATAAAAGTGCAGGGCTGCAGGAAAAGCAGTTTTCACAACACCATCAGCTCCAAACTGACTGCTGACGTGGCTCGGTTCAAGCTGAAGACACAGGCTAAAAAGAATCTCTCCATGACCAGCTCCAGAGACAAGGATGTTTCACCCTGCAACTCCAACCCAAAGCACAGATATAAAAATCAGGTCACAAGCAAGGTTGAATCCCGGCGAGAGTCTGGGGGACAAAGTGACACAG GAGCCAGCGTGGACAGTTGGACTGGATTGTTGCGACATGGACATAAAAAGGAATCTACCACACTGGCACAGAGTTCCTCCTGTTCAAGCCAGCCCAGAGCAAGAGTTCCTCGTGGCCGGAGAGGGGAAAtaatggaggagggagagagctCCCCTGCCGACAGTTACTCTTCTGATCAAG aagaagaagaggaaggcagttatgACACTGATGAAGGTCAAAATTACAGAGTCCAACGCCTCAGAGACACCACTTCTAGCTCCTCCCTGACAGGTCCAAGTCCATCATCTGTTGTAAAACTCGAGGCCAATCAGAAAGCCaggaacaaaaaacagagacaggaacTGTATG GCACCCAGAATCTGTctggagcagagggagaggtcaaaataagaaagaaacCTCCCTCTCGGATGAGCTTGGCCACTTCAGCTAAAAACCACCGGGAAAATCACTGGCCTCAAGCGGTTAGACAGCCATGTGCATCACGGTCTAAGGAGCCTCGATGGGGTAGCCTTGGGACCAGAGGTAGCCGCTACCGGAGGAGCATGGGACTGGCTACCTTCCCAACGACCAGTGAAAGGCTAAACAAGGCGACCCGCAAGAGCACCGTGTTGAGAGGATCGATCAATAAG AGGAGAAGCTGTTGGTCAGGTGGGACCCCATCTTCACAAAGCATAGAGGGCAGCAGAGGCCGAAGGAACAAGGAACAGCAG CCAAAGGGACGAGCAGTGAGCCGGCTGTTAGAGAGCTTTGCAGCTGATGAGGGCTTTCAGATGGATGGTAGCAGCTtttcagaagaagaggaggacagcaGCTGTTCATACAACAACAAATGCCCCGAAC TTCCCAAATGTGTGCTGACCAAAGAACTTTTAACTGATGGATTGAAGGTGCTGATCTCCAAGGAGGATGAGCTGCTCTATGCTGCCAGGGTCCATACTCTGGAGCTCCCAGACAT CTTTAGCATTGTTATCGACGGTGAAAGAGGAAACCGCCCAAGAATCTATTCCCTGGAACAACTGTTACAGGAAGCT GTCCTGGATATACGTCCTGAGTCGGAGGCTATGCTCAGTGAAGGAACAAGGGTGTGTGCTTACTGGAGCGAGCGCTCGCGCTGTTTATACCCAGGCTATGTGCACAGAG GTGGTTCATCTGATGAAGGAAAGCAAGGAGGAGTCATGGTAGAATTTGATGATGGAGACCGAGGGAAGATTTCCCTCCCAAACATCCGCCTCCTGCCTCCAGGATACCAGGTTCACT GTAGGGAGCCATCGCCTGCCCTGCTGGTACCCAGCGGGACAACAGCCAAGAGAAACTCCTGTCTGGAGCAGCCCCCCATAAGTGAGAGACTCCCTGACAGGCTCAACACTACTAATACTGTGGCCAATAGCCAAACTCTAATGATTCACAAAAGAAGACCAG GGAGACCAAAAGGCTCTGGGAAAaatcaaaagcagcagcagcagcaacaggctGCCAAAAATCCTTCATCTTTACTAGATTGGCCTACACTAGCCAACACCAGGAAGAGGACGTCTGACAATCTATTTCAGCCCAATGGGGCATCAAGGAAGGTCTTGAGAGGGAAGGAGGATAACCTGTTCCCCTTACCTCAGACCCAACTACTGGCCTCCATCCCAGCCAAGGGccttttcagcagcagctcatttgAGGTGGACTCCTTCAGCAGCATTGCAAATGGCTATTCCTCTTTCTGTACTCAGTCTACAGGGCCTGGGCCAGGTTTATCTCTAGGCTCAAGAAGTGGACTGTATAGCCAAAAACACAGGCCAGAGGAGCTGGTTGTGCCAAGAAGCAGGAAGTCTGGACAAGAGTTCTTGGTTAAGTTAGATCATGAAGGAGTTACTTCACCTAAAACAAAGAACAGCAAGGCTCTGCTGTTGAGAGGTGGCTGTTCCAGTGTGAGTGGTATCCCCAGGACAGAGCCTTACTCTCACCCAGTCCTGCTGgttaaagacaacaaaaaggGCAATGCATCTAGGGTAGAACTTCTCCCGAAAGGCAACGCATCTGAACGAAAGTCGTCCCCTTCTCTTCATCTGGGAGAATATGGTGACTTGGGCTTTAGTTCCCATCGAGAGTGTCACAGCTCCTACTCTGATTTGGATGATGAAgaggcagaagaggaggaagagaggagaagagctgTATTGAGTGCAGCCTCAGGAGGACTAAGGACAGCTGGCAGCTTCCTCTCTCAACTCTCtgtgtcttcctcctcttctggTTCTTCCAGCTCCTCATCCTCAGGCTCTCTCTCCAGTTCCAGCCTGTGTTCCTCTGACAATGAATCATCGTACAGCTCAGAGGATGAGGACACATCAACGCTAATGCTGCAGAGTTGTCTGTCTTCCCACAGGGGGCTCCTGCAACCCTCTGAACCCTCCACTTCGTCAAGGCCACACCAGCACACTTTCATGGGCAAAGCTGTTGCTGTGTCCAGTGCAAAAGGAGGTCCCCCAAACCAGGTCTCCAACAACAAGtctttaaaaaggaaagaatgcACCAGCTCCACCTCTAAGCCATCTAAGGAATTAACGAAGAAACCTAGGATGGTTCCAGATGACACCTCATTTATTCCAAGACCCAAGATGTCGACATTCCTTGCAGGACGACAATGGAGATGGTCAGGAAACCCTACACAG AGGCGAGGTCTAAAGGGCAAGGCCAAGAAGCTTTTCTATAAAGCCATTGTACGAGGAAAGGACACAGTAAGAGTGGGAGATTGTGCTGTGTTCCTCTCAGCTGGACGCCCTAACCTTCCATACGTAGGTCGAATTGAGAACTTCTGGGAATCCTGGACCTGCAGCATGGTGGTGAAAGTCAAGTGGTTCTACCACCCTGAGGAGACCAAGCTAGGCAAGAGGCATCGCGATGGCAAG CATGCCTTATACCAGTCGTGTCATGAGGATGAGAATGATGTCCAGACAATCTCTCATAAGTGTCAGGTGGTGAGCAGGGAGGAGTATGAGTGTCTGACTCGTAATCAGAAGCCAAACAGTACCTCCTCAGACCTCTATTACCTGGCTGGGACCTATGATCCCACCACTGGTCAGCTGGTCACCACTGAAGGAGTTTCCATCTTGTGCTGA